DNA from Candidatus Methylomirabilis sp.:
GCGCCACGATGCGGTTCGCAAACTCGACAGGGTTTGTGAATGAGGCATTCTTACCGACCAAATCCTGGTCGGTTATCCCGCGGGCGCGGGCTCACCCCGTTCAGACGTGGATCGGAACGCCCGCCGCGATCACTGCTCCGAGCAGTTCCTTGACGGTTGGCCATCCGACCCCTTTCGCATTCTCCGCGACGGTATCGCGCATGAGCCACACCGCCTCCCCTGTCAGCTCGATGGATGCCCCGTGGCCGGCGTCACGCGCACCTTTTGCGGCCACAAAGGGAAGTGCGGCTCGCGTGGGGTCATCGGTTCCATGGGTCACGATGAAGAGAATTTTCGCCATAACCTTGCGTCACCTCCTTTCCTCAGCCGATCAGGAGTCCCCGCCATGGCGACTACGGAACGTGCTGCGAATCGGCCGAGGTGATCTGGCCGAAGCCTCCGCTGACGGTAGCGTCGAGATGACTGGCCGTGTTGTTGCCGCCCCCGCTGACGGCGGAGAAGCCGCCGCTGGCCGTATTGTTCTCGCCCCCGCTGACGGTAGCACTGCTGCCGCTGGCTGTGTTCTGGGCACCTCCGCTGACGGTGGCACTGACCCCGCTGGCCGTGTTGCTTTGGCCCCCACTGACGCTGGCACGGGTGCCGCTGGCCTCGTTGTTAAACCCCCCGCTGACGCTGGCAAAGTTGCCGGTGGCATCGTTGCTGATGCCCCCGCTGACGCTCGCAAGCTCTCCGCTGGCCGTGTTGATGTTCCCTCCGCTGACGGTGGCAAACGGGCCACTGACGGTGTTGAAGCGGCCCGCCACAAGTCCCCCAACGCTCGAAAAGCCGTGGTTAGGCCCTACAACGAGGTTGTGGGAGCCGGTCCGGGCGGCAGCCGTGAAGCCGAAAGGACGCTGCTCGTTGTAGCCCACGATGAGGTTCCCCTTGCCGGTGAGCGTGCCGCCGGGAAAAAAGATGCTGTCGTCCGTGGCGCCTGAGCCGCTCTGAATGTGGACATTGGCTCCGGTGATGAAGATGTGGGGGCCGGTGAGGTCGTTGACCGCGCCCTGGACCACGCTTACATGCGGAGTCAGGGCCTGGACGAGGGCGTTGCCCGCCTGCAAGGCAGCCACGTCGGTTTGCAGCGTGCCGATGGCCAGATTCGCGGTATCCAGCTGACTTTGGAGTGCGGTGTCAGCCGCAGCGCGAGCTGCCGCCTCAGCGTCAATGTTCTGCTGCAATTGGGTGTCAGCGGCAATGCGAGCTGCCCCCTCAGCGTCAGTGTTGTTCTGCAATGTGCTGTCAGCGGCCATGCGAGCTGCCGCCTCGTTATTGATAGCCGTCTGGAGCGCCGCGTCCGCCGCCTGCCGCGCCGCCGTCTCGCTCGCCAGGGCGGCCTGCAGGGCCGCCACCGTGGCCTCCAGCGCTGTCAGGCGCTCCGAAACGCCCTGAGCCTGCGCAACCCTCGGGACCCACAGAGCCATCGCCAAGAATAACAGGGTCACAACAACTCTCCCCGTGCGCATAGCGTCTCCCTTCCGGCCCCCGCTGGGCCTGGTGGTGAACCCGTGAACGGTCAGGCTGCGTTGCAAGGAGGTGCCGGCGCCCAAGGGATGTCTGTCACCGATGATGGCGGACTTACCGCCCGGAGACTCCGACCGGGATCCGCGACACGGTAAAGGTGGTGACGTCCTCCTCGGGTTCGTCGCCATCCGCCCCCGTCAGCGTGAGCGCCAGGTTCGTGACGAAGATGCTCCCCCGGCTCAAGACGATGCTCGCGGGGAAGAGAAGCCCCCGGGGAGCCCCGTCGGGCCCAACCCCCTCGAAGGAGCCGCGCCGAGCAATCACCCGGCCGCTGATGTTGAGGGCCACGACCTCGTCCCCCTGGTTGGCCGCGACCCATAGTCGCCCCAGGGCGTCGAAGGCAATGCCGTCGGCCCCGTTGATACTCTCCGCAAAGATGGTCAAAGCCTTCGCCGGCAGGTCCAGCTTGAGAATCCGGTCATCGGCGGTGTTGGCGATAAAGAGGTCCCCTGCCGCATTGAATGCGAGCCCATTCGCCCCGAACGGAGGGAAGCCGTGACTTCCTGGCTCGAGGAGGTCGCCCTCGAAGAAGGTGGACACCGACCCGCCCGGGAGGTCGATCTTGAAGATCTTCCCTCCGAACGAGTCCGAGACGAAGAGGTCACCGGCCGCGTCGAAGGCGATGGCGTTCAGGCCGCACCCCGCTCCAACCCCGCCGCAGACATTGAACGTCGCGGCCGGTGTACCGCTGGGGGGCACCAACCTGAGTACGTTTCCGTTGAGAAAATCCGCCACGTAAAGGTCCCCCGCCCCGTCGACCGCCAGCCCGAGGGGAACCACCCCGGTCGGCAACGGGATCGTCTCCCGGAGGCGGCCGCTCAGGCCGAAGACGTGGACCACATTGGCCGTGCCAAAGTCGAACGTTCCCACGAAGATGTTGCCGGCCGCGTCGGCCGCAATCCCTTCGGGGAACCCTGGACCGGGCTTGGGCAGGACGGCAAAGCGGACCACGCCATCGTGATCCGCTTGCACCGGACCTGCCGCGACAAGCAGCAATCCTCCGACGACGAACGCCCCCAGAGACCATCTCCCCATGACTCCCCTCCCCACCGGCTTGTTCGTTGCCAACACCGCTATGGGCCGACGCGCCGGAAGAAGACGCTGGCGGGATCGGCGCCGTGGGGCATGGAGAAGAGCGCCCCGAGCTTGTCTCCCGACGCGGTCAGCCCCTCGTAGTCGCCCGTGAAGAAGCCCCGGGCAAAGGGCGCCTTCCGCATGTCGAAGGAGGCGTCGGTGAGCTGGACCTCATTCCCCCAGTTGGCCGGCTTGGCGCAGGAGATGGTGGCCGACTGGTGGCAGTGCACGATGAAGTAGTCGGTCGGGAGCGTCTTCGGCTTCGGAGTGTTGTTCCGGAAGTCGTAGTAGGTCACCCCGACGATACCGTCGGCCGAGACGTGCACGCTCGGGGTGAACGCCTGCCGGTTCCCGGACGGGACGTTGCTCGGGGTCTGGTTGATCTTGACCGGGGCCGACCAGGTGCGGCCGCCGTCCGTGGACATGGCGAACGCGATCTCGTCGCGGGCGAAGCCGCTGAAGCGCGCGTCCTGCCAGACGGCGTAGAGGTTGCCGAAGCCGGGGCTGCCGGGATTCAGGTCCACCGCAACGTCGAACAGAACGTCGCCCGTGCGGATTCCGGTCGGGGCAAGACCGTCAGGATCGACGACGCCGAACGCCCGGAACAGGGCGAGGGACTGCATCTTGGCCGCCCGGGTGGGCTGCCCCTGGCTCCAGGTGGCCCCCTTGTTCGTGGACCGGATGAGCGCGAGGTTGAACTCGAACATGTTGCCCTTGTCCGAGTTCTTGAAGTTCAGGATCTCGTTGAAGAAGTTGAGGAGGGTGCCGTCGGGGAGTACCACGATCTGGTTTCCGATGGTCTGGTTGTTCCCGCCCGGGTTGTAGATGATCCGCGCGGGCTCCCAACTCTGCCCCCCGTTCGTCGTGCGAGAGAACATCGCCGGGCCCTTGAAGCCCAGGACGAGCTCGGGGTGGATGATGGTCCCCACCGGGACATCCAGTCGGTCCCAGACAGCGTAGACGAAGTCGGCGTCGAAGGGGTCGGCCGTGATCGAGTTCTTGTCGTTGAGGAACTTCGGGTCCTCGTCCCGGATGAGGGTGATCGGGTCGCCCCAGGTCAGCCCGCCGTCCTCGGACTTGCTCACCAGCATGGCGTTCTTGCCGAAGCCGGCCGGGCGGTTCGAC
Protein-coding regions in this window:
- a CDS encoding DsrE family protein, translated to MAKILFIVTHGTDDPTRAALPFVAAKGARDAGHGASIELTGEAVWLMRDTVAENAKGVGWPTVKELLGAVIAAGVPIHV
- a CDS encoding NHL repeat-containing protein, encoding MGRWSLGAFVVGGLLLVAAGPVQADHDGVVRFAVLPKPGPGFPEGIAADAAGNIFVGTFDFGTANVVHVFGLSGRLRETIPLPTGVVPLGLAVDGAGDLYVADFLNGNVLRLVPPSGTPAATFNVCGGVGAGCGLNAIAFDAAGDLFVSDSFGGKIFKIDLPGGSVSTFFEGDLLEPGSHGFPPFGANGLAFNAAGDLFIANTADDRILKLDLPAKALTIFAESINGADGIAFDALGRLWVAANQGDEVVALNISGRVIARRGSFEGVGPDGAPRGLLFPASIVLSRGSIFVTNLALTLTGADGDEPEEDVTTFTVSRIPVGVSGR
- a CDS encoding sialidase family protein — its product is MNRRAFHSIRLAFLLIGVAMLVSSAGAGIFPAGPLVQVSGASPFAACTVDNVPGQPGAVFLHSEVEPWIEVDPTNALHLVGGWQQDRWSNGGARGNVAGVSFDGGLTWETVVIPKVTLCSGGTAANGGDFKRATDPWVTFAANGDVYFFTLSLDIEAPSNRPAGFGKNAMLVSKSEDGGLTWGDPITLIRDEDPKFLNDKNSITADPFDADFVYAVWDRLDVPVGTIIHPELVLGFKGPAMFSRTTNGGQSWEPARIIYNPGGNNQTIGNQIVVLPDGTLLNFFNEILNFKNSDKGNMFEFNLALIRSTNKGATWSQGQPTRAAKMQSLALFRAFGVVDPDGLAPTGIRTGDVLFDVAVDLNPGSPGFGNLYAVWQDARFSGFARDEIAFAMSTDGGRTWSAPVKINQTPSNVPSGNRQAFTPSVHVSADGIVGVTYYDFRNNTPKPKTLPTDYFIVHCHQSATISCAKPANWGNEVQLTDASFDMRKAPFARGFFTGDYEGLTASGDKLGALFSMPHGADPASVFFRRVGP